In Gammaproteobacteria bacterium, one DNA window encodes the following:
- a CDS encoding signal peptidase I, with amino-acid sequence MTRPRHRKPRSSLLHAFRNPDRSHGHRRALRFSGVVLAYVVAAYAISTRGFPIWLRATPGLDYYLAQPLLWTGLAVLAYHGWRRLPRRPAFHWTIVRAGLFVGVFHVSVLIIAGVLSGFGRSPSGKLVNYPLNVLYLGTMLVGLEMARAYLFRVWAPFVERTRLMRGGVRSRFRIQALENGAFVTVTVIFFVAATPIGQFTGLTDPARLFQTGAGLLAPALVLSGVATWMASVGGPGPSIAYRGTLVAFAWFSPILPDLTWVWLLLIGAITPIVAMTLFRALAADALKEPQRHFEQARPVQKAWPGWVATVAAAVVAVALFTGMFGVRPLIVAGTSMDPALVRGDVVIIREHVDIPGLEIGDIVEYRQGTMPVTHRIVRIEDTPDGLMITTRGDNNRSDDTPVGADEIDGKVVFAVPWVGRVALWVRDR; translated from the coding sequence GTGACCCGCCCACGGCACCGCAAACCTCGCTCCTCACTGCTGCACGCCTTCCGCAACCCCGACCGATCTCACGGGCATCGACGCGCACTCCGCTTCTCCGGAGTGGTCCTGGCCTACGTCGTGGCCGCCTATGCGATCTCCACCAGGGGGTTCCCCATCTGGCTGCGAGCGACGCCGGGACTCGACTACTACCTCGCCCAACCACTTCTCTGGACGGGCCTCGCCGTGCTCGCCTACCACGGATGGCGCCGCCTTCCCCGGCGGCCCGCCTTCCACTGGACGATCGTCCGTGCCGGCTTGTTCGTCGGAGTCTTCCACGTCTCCGTGCTGATCATCGCCGGCGTGCTGAGCGGATTCGGCCGCTCACCCTCTGGCAAGCTGGTCAACTACCCGCTGAACGTCCTCTATCTGGGGACGATGCTGGTTGGACTCGAGATGGCGCGTGCGTACCTCTTCCGTGTCTGGGCGCCGTTCGTCGAGCGTACCCGGCTCATGCGGGGAGGCGTACGATCCCGGTTCCGGATACAGGCACTCGAAAACGGTGCTTTTGTCACGGTCACGGTGATCTTCTTCGTCGCCGCCACCCCGATCGGCCAGTTCACGGGACTGACCGACCCGGCCCGCCTGTTCCAGACCGGTGCAGGGCTGCTGGCCCCCGCGCTCGTCCTGAGCGGAGTTGCCACCTGGATGGCCAGCGTTGGAGGACCAGGACCGTCGATCGCCTACCGCGGCACTCTCGTCGCGTTCGCGTGGTTCTCCCCGATCTTGCCCGACCTCACCTGGGTGTGGCTGCTGCTCATCGGCGCCATCACGCCGATCGTTGCGATGACCCTCTTCCGCGCCTTGGCAGCAGATGCTCTCAAGGAGCCACAACGCCATTTCGAGCAGGCGAGACCAGTCCAGAAGGCCTGGCCCGGTTGGGTGGCGACCGTCGCCGCCGCCGTAGTTGCCGTGGCATTGTTCACCGGCATGTTCGGGGTTCGCCCGCTGATCGTGGCCGGGACCAGCATGGACCCGGCCCTCGTCCGAGGCGACGTCGTCATCATCCGCGAACACGTCGACATCCCCGGCCTCGAGATCGGCGACATCGTGGAGTACCGACAGGGGACGATGCCGGTGACCCACCGCATCGTGCGCATCGAGGACACACCCGATGGCCTGATGATCACGACCCGTGGAGACAACAACCGGTCCGACGACACACCCGTCGGCGCCGACGAGATCGACGGGAAGGTGGTGTTCGCCGTTCCGTGGGTCGGACGCGTCGCCCTCTGGGTCCGGGACCGCTGA